The Pan paniscus chromosome 12, NHGRI_mPanPan1-v2.0_pri, whole genome shotgun sequence genome window below encodes:
- the RDH14 gene encoding retinol dehydrogenase 14: MAVATAAAVLAALGGALWLAARRFVGPRVQRLRRGGDPGLMHGKTVLITGANSGLGRATAAELLRLGARVIMGCRDRARAEEAAGQLRRELRQAAECGPEPGVSGVGELIVRELDLASLRSVRAFCQEMLQEEPRLDVLINNAGIFQCPYMKTEDGFEMQFGVNHLGHFLLTNLLLGLLKSSAPSRIVVVSSKLYKYGDINFDDLNSEQSYNKSFCYSRSKLANILFTRELARRLEGTNVTVNVLHPGIVRTNLGRHIHIPLLVKPLFNLVSWAFFKTPVEGAQTSIYLASSPEVEGVSGRYFGDCKEEELLPKAMDESVARKLWDISEVMVGLLK; the protein is encoded by the exons ATGGCAGTGGCCACTGCGGCGGCAGTACTGGCCGCTCTGGGCGGGGCGCTGTGGCTGGCGGCCCGCCGGTTCGTGGGGCCCAGGGTCCAGCGGCTGCGCAGAGGCGGGGACCCCGGCCTCATGCACGGGAAGACTGTGCTGATCACCGGGGCGAACAGCGGCCTGGGCCGCGCCACGGCCGCCGAGCTACTGCGCCTGGGAGCGCGGGTGATCATGGGCTGCCGGGACCGCGCGCGCGCCGAGGAGGCGGCGGGTCAGCTCCGCCGCGAGCTCCGCCAGGCCGCGGAGTGCGGCCCAGAGCCCGGCGTCAGCGGGGTGGGCGAGCTCATAGTCCGGGAGCTGGACCTCGCCTCGCTGCGCTCGGTGCGCGCCTTCTGCCAGGAAATGCTCCAG GAAGAGCCTAGGCTGGATGTCTTGATCAATAACGCAGGGATCTTCCAGTGCCCTTACATGAAGACTGAAGATGGGTTTGAGATGCAGTTCGGAGTGAACCATCTGGGGCACTTTCTACTCACCAATCTTCTCCTTGGACTCCTCAAAAGTTCAGCTCCCAGCAGGATTGTGGTAGTTTCTTCCAAACTTTATAAATACGGAGACATCAACTTTGATGACTTGAACAGTGAACAAAGCTATAATAAAAGCTTTTGTTATAGCCGGAGCAAACTGGCTAACATTCTTTTTACCAGGGAACTAGCCCGCCGCTTAGAAGGCACAAATGTCACCGTCAATGTGTTGCATCCTGGTATTGTACGGACAAATCTGGGGAGGCACATACACATTCCACTGTTGGTCAAACCACTCTTCAATTTGGTGTCATGGGCTTTTTTCAAAACTCCAGTAGAAGGTGCCCAGACTTCCATTTATTTGGCCTCTTCACCTGAGGTAGAAGGAGTGTCAGGAAGATACTTTGGGGATTGTAAAGAGGAAGAACTGTTGCCCAAAGCTATGGATGAATCTGTTGCAAGAAAACTCTGGGATATCAGTGAAGTGATGGTTGGCCTGCTAAAATAG